Proteins from a genomic interval of Benincasa hispida cultivar B227 chromosome 7, ASM972705v1, whole genome shotgun sequence:
- the LOC120080859 gene encoding caffeoylshikimate esterase-like, with protein MATQIDNVRYEEEVIVNAHGLKLFTCNWIPKNEESKALIFICHGYAMECSITMNSTARRLAKEGYGVYGIDYEGHGKSGGLQGYVSSFDNVVEDCSSFFTSISEKKENREKKRYLMGESMGGAVALLIHRKQPDFWDGAILVAPMCKIADDMRPHPLVISVLTKLCKIIPTWKIIPTQDVIDIAFKVPEIRKQIRENPYCYKGRPRLKTGYELLRISSDLEHKLNEVSLPFLLLHGEDDRVTDKLVSKQLYDEALSDDKTLKMYPGMWHGLLYGETPENMDIVFSDIISWLEKRSIVAYENSKSELEKKYENDGLLEAKQQQES; from the exons ATG GCAACCCAGATTGACAATGTAAGATATGAAgag gaaGTTATAGTGAATGCACATGGATTGAAATTGTTCACGTGTAATTGGATTCCAAAGAATGAAGAATCAAAAGCTTTGATTTTTATTTGCCATGGCTACGCTATGGAATGCAGCATCACCATGAACA GTACTGCAAGGAGGCTAGCAAAGGAAGGATATGGAGTATATGGGATTGATTATGAAGGACATGGAAAGTCTGGTGGTTTACAAGGCTATGTTTCAAGCTTTGATAATGTGGTGGAAGATTGTTCTTCTTTTTTCACTTCAATATCAG aaaagaaggaaaatagagagaagaaaaggTATTTGATGGGAGAGTCAATGGGAGGAGCAGTGGCTTTGCTCATACACAGAAAACAGCCAGATTTTTGGGATGGTGCCATCTTGGTTGCTCCCATGTGTAAG ATTGCTGATGACATGAGGCCACATCCATTGGTGATAAGTGTTCTTACAAAACTTTGCAAAATAATTCCAACTTGGAAAATTATTCCAACTcaagatgttattgacattgCCTTTAAAGTTCCTGAGATTAGGAAACAG ATTAGAGAAAATCCATATTGTTACAAGGGCCGGCCTCGGTTGAAAACAGGCTATGAACTCTTGAGGATTAGTTCAGATCTTGAACATAAGCTCAATGAg GTTTCTCTACCTTTTCTCCTTCTCCACGGCGAAGACGACCGAGTTACGGACAAATTGGTTAGTAAACAGCTCTACGATGAAGCGTTGAGCGATGACAAGACGTTGAAGATGTATCCGGGAATGTGGCACGGTTTATTATACGGCGAGACGCCGGAGAATATGGACATTGTGTTCTCAGATATCATAAGCTGGTTGGAGAAAAGGAGTATTGTTGCCTATGAAAATTCAAAGTCAGAACTTGAGAAGAAGTATGAAAATGATGGTTTATTGGAAGCCAAACAACAGCAAGAAAGTTGA